ATAGGGGTCAGATCCCAAAGTGCTCTGGTGAGACCAAGACAGCTGTTTCTACGGGCCAAGTCTGGTTGTACACTGGTGACTTCATACTGGCCAGCTTATAGGTATGCTCCAGGCAGTGGTCAAGAGCTAAGtggagtagtccaggaggtggcacagtggataaagcacagtggataaagcactgtattctcaagcatgaggtcctgagttcgatccctggcagcacatgtaccagagtgatgtgtggttctttctctctctcctttctcattaatatatatatatatttaaagagctAGGTGGAGGACCCACAGGCCCCTCTGGAGATGACAACTGAGCGCAAATCATCACTCAGAATCATCACTGCTCCCCTCATGCCTGGGGATTAAGAGATTGGCCAACAAATCCTTGACTGAGCCTCTGAGCTGCCCTGGGAGGGGCAGTGTAGCTACATATCCTCTGGCTGGCCCTTTACTATCCCCTATTCCCCCCGTCCTCCAGCCCCCAAGCCTATTTCTACCTCTGCCCGGTAGGGGAGAAAGATGGCGCTGGCCAGGTTGCCGGTGATGCCACTGAGGATGAAGACGATGGAGATGCGGTGCCAGCCGGCCAGCTTCTCCAGATCACGCAGGATGGTCATTTGGAAGATCACAGACACCAGGCAGTGCACCACGCTGGGACGGGAGACACTGGGTGTCGGCTGCCACCTAGGCAGCCAGGGCCGGTGGCTGGCGGTGAGCCTGGACCACGGGGACAGCCCTTTCTCAGGAGCCCGGGGAAGGGGACTGGCCACTGTAGGCAGCTCTTACCCTgcgtggaggaagagagagagccagagcctgTAGAACTGGTCTGGGACCTCAGGGTTCAGGAAGGGCAGCAGGCCACACACCTTGTCCAAGCAGTGCACCTGGGGGCGAGAGCAGGACAGTCAGCACCTAGGACCTGCCTGCCatatgggggaggggagcagagccAGACCCCTGCCACAGGGGGCAATGCACCTGGCCTGCTGCCAGGTCCTGCTCACCTGGGAACAGAGAGTGGCATCTTCATGGAAGTAGCCGTGCATGAACTCACAGTATTCCCGAGTGGTGATCTCgcagctgggggagggagggatggggaggtaCGTCTGAGTACAGAGCCCAGTTTGTGGCCCCAGCAGTTATCACTGGCAGGAGGGGGGTGGCCTCTGCTCACGGGGTGAAGCTAGGTGGTGGTGAACTCACCTGCCCTTGGTACCAATACAGCAGGGGCGGCCCCGGATCTGACAGTCCATGTGCAGGAAGCCAGTGTGGTTGCTTCTTGCCTGCTCCGTGCAGATCTGATGGGAGGGAGTCAGTGGGATGGAGTGGTGGGCTTACAGCACCCTCTCCCTGCCTTGCCCAGACCACCCATCACACACTCACTGGCCATTTGGTGATGTCATCAGGCCAGATATGGGCACCGCTGGAGGCCGGCTCCTCACAGGTTCTGCAGGAGGTCAGAGGGAGCAAGTCAGGGGCTGCAGCCGCCACCTGCCACCTTCCTGGCAGGAGGTGCAGAGGTGATTCTGGCAGAGGTCTTCCTGGAACTGTACCTGGGGTCTTGGTGACACACGGCCCCTGAGATCCGCTTCTGGCCTAGATCTGACTTGTCCATGGGTGGCCCTGTATCATCCTGCCACTTGACAAAAGTGGCCAAAGTCTCCTGGAGGACAGAAGAGGGCTGGTCATGGCTACTAGAACAAGGTCACCCCACTGGAATAGGCAGGGGACACACCAGAACAGAGGTTCTCCCCTTGCTCCCCAGGGCTCAGGCTTagctcccagcccctccctccccggGGGAACACCAGACGTGAGGTGTCCTGTTTCAAGGGCTGGAGAGCACTGGGTGGGCTCCCTGACCAGGCAGAGTGGGCTGGCAGGGCAGAGGCTGGGCCCACCGAGCAGTCCTTGTGCAGAGTCTGGATGCAGCCGGAGTGGTCGTTCTGCACGCAACAGCCCGAGTCCCGCTCCAGGTCCCGTTCCCGCTGCACCAGCTGCTCAATCTGCTGGTCCTTCCgaatgcagggagaaaacttggcTCCCAAGTGGATCAGGTCAATCTGGGGAGGACAGCGACAGTGGCAGGGGGACTGAGATCGGGCCCAGACTGCCTGCTCTCCTGAGGGGTCTCCTCAGAAGAGCAGAGGCTCAGGGCAAGCTGAGTGCCTGCCCAGCTTGGGGGCAGGACCCAAGGGATCACTGTTGAGACACTGCCCTGCCTGAATGTCTCACCGAGCTGGGGCCAATCCAGAAGTTTTCCTGTTGGATGTACTTGACGCTCTCATATACACCTTTATTCCTGAGTACCTGGTGCACATGTGGAAGGGGGTTAGGGCACCAGGTGTTTAAGGGAAAACCATGCTGAGCCCAGAGCTCCCTCCCGCTTGGCGCCAGGTGTGGCTGTGGTGCTGAAGCCTTGCAGGGGAGGCTGGACCTGTCAGGGGTCTGGGCCAGGACTCTTGTCCGCGCACTCACTAGCTGGGTGGTGACATGCTGGGCAAAGCCCAAGGGAGCGATGCCGTACGTGCAGATCACCAGCAGTGTGATGAGGATGTGGACGAAGGTCAGCCAGTAGGTGAAGTAGGGCCTGTGGACAGGGGCTTCTCGTCAGCAGAGCTGAGCTCAACATCTGGGCCTGCAGCCAGGCCCTCCCCCAGCTTAAAACCTCTCACTGgctccctcctcacctcctctcaCTGGCTGCAAGGCCTTATGGTGCCCACCTACCTCCTGACTTCCTTCTTCCTGGAATAACACCCCCCCCGCCCTGTggcctcaggacctttgcacagaaaGCCTCCTTTGTCAGAGATGTTCTCTCCCATCTCTTCTCATTCAGAGAGCTTctgctcttccctcccctccgaGTGCTTTTTTCCACTGTCCTCCAGGCCCTCACCACTTGGGTTATGGCTTGTCTGACTGTGGGTTTGATGCTTATTGGGTCAACTGCATGCTCCCTCATCCTCTGAGGTCCCTGTGCTGGGCCTGTCCCATAGTCCCTTCTCACCACCCCCCATCCACCCTGCTCCATTCTTTTGGGGCTCTGTTCCAGGGTTCCTGGGATGCTCCAGTCGAGGACATAggcctggggagtgaggagaCTGAAGGAGCAGCAGAAGGCTCCTGAGGACTGTGCTTGGGGGATGGTAAACCTGTGGGGCGCCCAGTGTCCTACCGGTGGCTGTCGAAGCTCTCTAGCTGCCGCTGGACGGTGCTGCTGATGCTGCGGCGGTAGCTGCGGTTCAGCCAGTTGCCCACGACACCCAGGCCGTAGTGCCGCCGCTTCCGGTCAAAGGCAAAGTGTTTCACCTTGGAGGCGATGCGCTTGCCTCGCCTGGCCGCAGGGGCAGGGGCCCGGCTGGACTCCTTCCTAGTGGGGATGAGGGCTCTCAGCTGGACACCCCCAGACATTCCCcgcaacacacacacgcacacacacaccaggaggtGGGGCTTCCCAGACAGAACTTACAGCTGGATCTGCACCCCATCTGGGGAGACTGGGGAGGCTGAGCGAGGGATCCCCCGGAAGTAGCTGGCAGAAAGTGGGGGAGACTCAAACACATCATCAGGCATGGAGCTCATCTCTTCCTGGGGTGGAGGCGGAGTAGGGGACACAggacaagacagagaagagacagtgAGGGGTCAGTGCCCCCAACCTGCCCCACTACACAATGGAGGCTGGGCTGAAGGACCAGGCAGATTTTCAGCAGCAAACCAGGGAAACATACTTGTTGGCCCTGGCAGGGGCTTTTTCGTCTGGCAGCCTGCCTTCTGTCCCCCATCCTTGCTCTGCCCAATAAGGGTGTTCCATAAGGTGACACTCCATCCCACCCACAGGTCTCTGACCCTCCCAGGAGTTCTAGGCAGAGCATGAACAAAGCCCAGTCCACCTCTTCCGGTTCCTGCCACCCCTGCCTAGCCCGAGGGCCCACACCCCATGCTTGCCTTACTAAAGAACGAGGAGTCGAATGTGTCTGCCCCGTCCACTGCgtcctcctccaggaagctggGGTAGGCGAAGCTGCGCTTGACCGGATGGCACCTCTGTCCAGTGGCATCCAGCACCGAGCGTCCCTGTGCATGGGGAAGAGGCGTGAGCGTCACATGCAGTCCGGCACCCTGACTCCAAACAATGGCTGAGCCCACCCTCTGGGCTGGATGCCTGCCCCGGGCTCTGGTATCTGGGAACTGGGGGGACATAGGGCACCGGCTCCCTGTAGACTGAACTCATGGCCCTGGTTTGTTATTACCTTCTTCTCCCTGGTGACCACCTGCCTCTGCCTTAGGTaactgtcttcctcccctctcactaTCCACCCTGCCCCCAGTCCCAGCTTCTTGTATAGCCCATCAGGCCCTGCCCACCTGATGGAGCTCATCTCTCTGTAACCACAACTCACCTCAAACTGGGGCTTCCAAAGGCCACGCCCATCCTCACCCCAGGCCTTGGCACAGGTCAGCCCCCTTTGGAGCCTGCTTTCCCCTTCTTgcgtttccttatttatttatttttctgagctcAGCTCAAGTGTGTTCCTAGGTACCAGCCCCTCTTCCTGGGTCAGATGGCACAGCACCACTTGTCACCCCAAACGGTGATATGTGCCCTCATAAGAGCTGGGAGCTCCCCCAGGGCAGTGCCTTGGTCATCTGCCCTGCAGCCCTACACCCACAGGACAGGGGCTAGGCATGGCAGGTGAGTGGTGCCTGCATGGTGGGTGTCCTGTCTCCCCAGAGTCTGTGTATAGACGACCAGAGGCGGCTGTGGAGGGAATGGGCTAGAGGACACAGGACCCCTCACTGCCCAGGGTCCCAATACACCCACTGCCCTGGACAGGAGCCTGGATGAGGTTTTGGGGGGACCCTGTAGGGGTAGGGGGCTGGGGGAAAGTGGGGAGGCATCCTCACCTTGAGGAGGGCTGCAGCGGCTTGGAAGCTCATGTGAGCCACGGACATCCTCTTGCGGCGGGGCAGGTGGGAGTAGCCTGAGCGCACGCTGGTAAAGGAGGTGAGGGACAGGACGCCCGGGGTCAGCGGTGGGTGCGGGGCGTGGCTCCGATCCACCTCATCGGGGTGGCGGAAGGCCCGACCTCGGGCCAGCGGATCCACGATCTGGAGAGGCGACGATGATGAGCAGGTGACCGGGTCCCTGGGGCATGATGCCCGGCATCActcctgcacccacagcacccaccttGGGCATCTTGCAGGGTTTCGGAGACTCGGTGCCCTGGAAGGAAGGCACTTCCTGGCTAGGGAGCTCCAGGTCCCTCTGGCAGGAGGCCTTGAGGCGGCCGTAGCGCACGCTGCAGTGGTGTAGGCTCCGGCGCTGCCAATGCTGTCGCTTTGCCTCCCAGTCGCCGCTGACcccgaaccactgtgctgtgCCCCTGTGGCGACAGAGCAGGTGAGGATGCTGGGAAACAGGACAGGGACAGAGGACACTGGCATGTACAGAGgcaagaaggtgtgtgtgtgtgtgtgtgtgtgtgtgtgtgtgtgtacctgagtgtgtacctgagtgtgtgtgtgtgtgtgtgtgtgtgtgtgtgtgtgtacctgagtGTGTATAGGTGCGTTTATAGGGAGTGTTCAAGGCACTCCTGTGTGTGTGATGGGGAGGAAAACTGAGGCGACAGACCACTATGTGTGTGAAGGGGACGTGGGTGGGACAGGTAAGTCGCCCCAAGCCCTGGAGGGAAGCCACAAACATGGGTGAGATAAGGTCTAGAACAGGGGcggaggggctgaggggctgtaGGGAGCCCCAGGAATGGTCTTTTGCTTTCTCAGGagacctgctctccacctgcactgTATGTCAATCTCATTTCCCACCCTGCAGGAGCTGTGGCTCCCGGGTGCCGGCCCACTGCTCAGGAGAGGAGACACACTGCAGGAGCAGGTGCCTGGAGGCTGCGGGGCGGTGATGGGGGGTGTGGTGCGTACTTGCGGATGCTCTGCGACAGTGAGGCCTGGCGGCGGAAGCCAAGGCGCTTCTCCGGGCCGCTCTCCTGCCATCGCCCCCTCGGCTCCTGTAGGCTGACGCTCTTGAGGTAGGCGGGATTGCGGGGCCTCTGTGAGGAGGACGGGCCGCAGCTTCATACAGAAACCCAGAGAGCACCCAGCCAGCCCCGGTCTGCCTCCGCACTGGGTGGAGGTGGAAAGCCACATTCCCATGACCCTGGTGTGCTTCTCCCCAGGCTCCACCCAGTGTCCCCTCATCACACTGAGCCTTCTCGTATGTCCCAAAGAGCCCTTGAGTGAGACAGAGGGTGGCACCAACACAGGCCCCTGTGTCCTGGAACACATGAGAAGCCCACGCTGTTTCCATCCTGGCTTCAATGCGTTCTTTATGGAGCACTGGCCCTGACTGTCAGAAACTCTGATTCATTCCCTTCTTCCCAAGAAGCCAGGCGCTGTGGGGTCCAGAAGGGTGGGGTGCCAGCCTAGATGGGCACACTCTCAGCCCGTGGTGGGACCAGGAAGCCTCCTTACCTGGGGCAGCATGCTGGTCTGCTCACTGGGGGCCGGGGCCTCGGGCGGGGGGATGGTGATAGACAGGTTGGGTGGCTTCCGGCTCTGCAGGCGGCTGCCTGACACGGAGCTGCTGTCTCCATTCTTGTTGCTGGAGGCCATGGTGGGTGAAGGGTAGGGTGGCTGGAATGAAGGGGGTGAGGTGGTAGGGGTATGTGAGAAGCtgtaggactggggagacaggacTGAGAACAGCTAGCCCAAAGGTGGTTTCCATCCAACTGTGGGAACCGAACCATGTGGCAGACTAACTCAGGTGCCTGGGAAGACCTAATCCTGCCTGTCTTCCTTGGCACTCCAGAGTGTGGGGGAGGCCCCCAACTTTCTACtttggtccatttctagactcAGCTTTAAGCAAGGAACACACCCAACCAGGAGATGAAGGTGAAAA
Above is a window of Erinaceus europaeus chromosome 12, mEriEur2.1, whole genome shotgun sequence DNA encoding:
- the RHBDF2 gene encoding inactive rhomboid protein 2; translated protein: MASSNKNGDSSSVSGSRLQSRKPPNLSITIPPPEAPAPSEQTSMLPQRPRNPAYLKSVSLQEPRGRWQESGPEKRLGFRRQASLSQSIRKGTAQWFGVSGDWEAKRQHWQRRSLHHCSVRYGRLKASCQRDLELPSQEVPSFQGTESPKPCKMPKIVDPLARGRAFRHPDEVDRSHAPHPPLTPGVLSLTSFTSVRSGYSHLPRRKRMSVAHMSFQAAAALLKGRSVLDATGQRCHPVKRSFAYPSFLEEDAVDGADTFDSSFFSKEEMSSMPDDVFESPPLSASYFRGIPRSASPVSPDGVQIQLKESSRAPAPAARRGKRIASKVKHFAFDRKRRHYGLGVVGNWLNRSYRRSISSTVQRQLESFDSHRPYFTYWLTFVHILITLLVICTYGIAPLGFAQHVTTQLVLRNKGVYESVKYIQQENFWIGPSSIDLIHLGAKFSPCIRKDQQIEQLVQRERDLERDSGCCVQNDHSGCIQTLHKDCSETLATFVKWQDDTGPPMDKSDLGQKRISGAVCHQDPRTCEEPASSGAHIWPDDITKWPICTEQARSNHTGFLHMDCQIRGRPCCIGTKGSCEITTREYCEFMHGYFHEDATLCSQVHCLDKVCGLLPFLNPEVPDQFYRLWLSLFLHAGVVHCLVSVIFQMTILRDLEKLAGWHRISIVFILSGITGNLASAIFLPYRAEVGPAGSQFGLLACLFVELFQSWQLLERPWKAFLNLSAIVLFLFVCGLLPWIDNIAHIFGFLSGLLLAFAFLPYITFGTSDKYRKRALILVSLLVFAGLFASLVIWLYVYPINWPWIEYLTCFPFTNRFCEKYELDQVLH